The Flavobacterium commune genome contains a region encoding:
- a CDS encoding S9 family peptidase: MNYKLLPLVLFLLTLSVSGQQKITVESIYRGMFRTQDMDELHSLKKTNQYAVLNYNQAAQSTHIDLFDFATLQKTATIIDTKDHKDMPTIDSYTFDSNEKMLLLACNSSPIYRRSSTADYYLYDISKKELTLLFDFQIQEATFSPDGAKIAFVRENNLYVYDIASKTTSQITTDGKKNVIINGICDWVYEEEFEFVRAFDWSADSKKIAYIRFDESQVPEFSMNIFGQQLYPVNQTFKYPKAGEKNSEVSLHIFDVVSKDFKTVDLSNYSDFYIARMQWTNDANVLSAQILNRHQDNLDLLFIDGNSAAKKVVLNEKDKAYVGITNNLTFLKDNSFIWTSEKDGFNHIYYYDKTGKLKNQVTKGNWEVTAFYGLDEKNNTVFYQSTENGSINRGVYKIGLKGNNKVALSNQLGTNEATFSPNFDYYIRTFSSASQPTTYTLNEVKSAKELKVIENNAALSNSLKGFNLPTKEFFVLKTEKGNELNAWIIKPKDFDASRKYPVFMTQYSGPGSQQVANKWNSLDDYWCLMLSQEGYIIVCVDGRGTGYKGAEFKKVTQLQLGKYEVEDQIDAAKVIGNYPYVDKSRIGIFGWSYGGFMASNCILKGNDIFKMAIAVAPVTNWRFYDSVYTERYMHTPQENASGYDDNSPINFANRLKGKYLLIHGSADDNVHVQNSMEMMNALIKSNKQFDSQIYPDCNHGIYGGMTRIQLFNKMTNFIKENL, translated from the coding sequence ATGAATTATAAGTTGCTGCCTTTGGTTTTGTTTTTGTTGACACTGAGTGTTTCTGGACAACAAAAAATAACAGTTGAATCTATTTATCGCGGAATGTTTCGAACTCAGGATATGGATGAGTTGCATTCGTTAAAAAAAACCAATCAATATGCGGTTTTGAATTACAATCAGGCGGCACAGTCCACACATATTGATTTGTTTGATTTTGCTACTTTGCAAAAAACAGCCACCATTATCGATACTAAAGATCATAAAGACATGCCAACGATTGACAGTTATACTTTTGACTCGAATGAAAAAATGCTTTTATTGGCTTGCAATTCTTCCCCTATTTACCGTCGTTCCTCAACTGCTGATTATTATTTGTATGATATTTCGAAAAAAGAATTGACACTATTATTCGACTTCCAAATTCAGGAAGCTACTTTTTCACCTGATGGAGCGAAGATTGCTTTTGTCCGAGAAAATAATTTATATGTATATGATATAGCATCAAAAACAACAAGCCAGATTACGACTGATGGGAAGAAAAATGTCATTATTAACGGAATTTGTGATTGGGTTTATGAGGAAGAATTTGAATTTGTACGCGCTTTTGATTGGTCTGCTGACAGCAAAAAGATAGCTTACATTCGATTTGACGAATCACAAGTGCCTGAATTTTCAATGAATATTTTTGGTCAACAATTGTATCCTGTTAATCAGACTTTTAAATATCCAAAAGCAGGGGAGAAAAATTCGGAAGTGTCTTTGCATATTTTTGATGTAGTTTCGAAAGATTTCAAAACGGTGGATTTGAGCAATTATTCCGATTTTTATATTGCCCGAATGCAATGGACTAATGATGCCAATGTGTTGTCAGCTCAGATTTTAAATCGTCATCAGGATAATTTAGACTTACTTTTTATTGATGGAAATTCAGCTGCTAAAAAAGTGGTTTTGAATGAAAAAGACAAAGCTTATGTTGGCATAACTAATAACCTTACTTTTCTAAAAGACAACAGTTTTATCTGGACTAGTGAAAAAGATGGATTCAATCATATTTACTATTATGATAAAACGGGGAAATTAAAAAATCAAGTAACCAAAGGGAATTGGGAAGTGACTGCTTTTTATGGTTTGGACGAAAAAAACAATACTGTTTTTTATCAATCAACCGAAAATGGTTCTATTAACCGAGGTGTTTATAAAATAGGATTGAAAGGCAATAACAAAGTGGCATTGTCTAATCAATTAGGAACTAATGAAGCGACTTTCAGTCCAAATTTTGATTACTATATTCGGACTTTTTCCAGTGCGAGCCAGCCCACAACTTACACTTTAAACGAAGTAAAATCAGCAAAAGAATTAAAAGTGATTGAAAATAATGCTGCTTTATCCAATTCTTTAAAAGGATTTAATTTACCAACCAAAGAGTTTTTTGTTCTAAAAACAGAGAAAGGCAACGAATTGAATGCCTGGATTATCAAGCCGAAAGATTTTGACGCTTCTAGAAAGTATCCTGTTTTTATGACGCAATATTCCGGGCCGGGTTCACAACAAGTGGCTAATAAATGGAATTCTCTGGATGATTATTGGTGTTTAATGCTTTCGCAAGAGGGTTACATCATCGTTTGTGTGGACGGTAGAGGAACCGGTTATAAAGGTGCCGAATTTAAGAAAGTAACGCAATTACAACTAGGGAAATACGAAGTGGAAGATCAGATTGATGCGGCAAAAGTTATTGGGAATTATCCTTATGTTGACAAATCCAGAATTGGAATTTTTGGTTGGTCTTATGGCGGATTTATGGCTTCAAATTGTATTTTGAAAGGAAATGACATTTTTAAAATGGCAATTGCCGTAGCTCCGGTTACCAATTGGCGCTTTTATGATTCGGTTTATACCGAAAGATATATGCACACTCCACAGGAAAATGCTAGTGGTTATGATGATAATTCGCCAATTAATTTTGCAAATCGCTTAAAGGGAAAATACCTTTTGATTCATGGTAGTGCCGATGATAATGTGCACGTTCAAAATTCGATGGAAATGATGAATGCCTTGATTAAGTCCAATAAACAATTTGATTCCCAAATTTATCCCGATTGCAATCACGGGATTTACGGTGGAATGACCCGAATTCAATTGTTTAATAAGATGACTAATTTTATAAAGGAAAATCTATAA
- a CDS encoding hydroxymethylglutaryl-CoA reductase, degradative: protein MNKAVAGFSKLSKEEKINWIASAYFSNPENAIQLLKKYWNSDEKLQKLHDEFIENTISNFYIPLGVAPNFLINGKYHTIPMAIEESSVVAAASKSAKFWASRGGFRTTVINTEKIGQVHFMYKGDVSKLELFFVQTKAKFFSETEHLTKNMQQRGGGILNITLEDKTALLSNYFQLHATFETKDSMGANFINSCLEQFANILKSEAQAYEIFTEEEKNIEVVMSILSNYVPNCIVRAEVSCPIEDLAEKHIDNPQAFAERFVQAVQIAEVEPFRAVTHNKGIMNGIDAVILATGNDFRAVEAGVHAYAAKNGQYSSLSHAKIENGIFSFWLEVPLALGTVGGLTSLHPLVKLSLEMLENPSAGELMEIVAVAGLAQNFAALRSLTTTGIQDGHMKMHLNNILNQFEATAEERHLVQKHFKNHVVSHSGVVNFIESIRKQ, encoded by the coding sequence ATGAACAAAGCCGTAGCAGGATTCTCTAAATTATCGAAAGAAGAAAAAATAAACTGGATAGCCTCAGCCTATTTTTCAAATCCGGAAAATGCCATCCAATTATTAAAAAAATACTGGAACAGCGACGAAAAACTCCAAAAACTACACGATGAATTTATAGAAAACACTATTAGTAATTTCTATATTCCACTGGGTGTTGCTCCTAATTTCCTTATCAACGGAAAATACCATACAATTCCAATGGCTATCGAAGAAAGCTCTGTTGTTGCTGCTGCTTCTAAATCGGCTAAATTTTGGGCAAGTAGAGGCGGTTTTAGAACTACGGTAATCAATACCGAAAAAATCGGTCAGGTACATTTTATGTACAAAGGAGATGTTTCTAAACTGGAATTATTTTTTGTTCAAACCAAAGCTAAATTTTTCTCAGAAACAGAACATTTGACCAAAAATATGCAACAACGTGGCGGTGGAATTCTAAACATTACACTGGAAGACAAAACCGCTTTATTGTCCAATTATTTCCAACTTCATGCTACTTTTGAAACTAAAGACAGCATGGGAGCTAATTTTATCAACTCCTGCTTAGAGCAGTTTGCCAATATCTTAAAATCAGAAGCTCAGGCATACGAAATCTTTACCGAGGAAGAGAAAAATATCGAAGTAGTGATGAGTATTCTTTCGAACTATGTTCCAAATTGTATCGTGAGAGCCGAAGTTTCTTGTCCAATAGAAGACTTAGCCGAAAAACACATCGATAATCCACAAGCTTTTGCAGAACGTTTTGTTCAGGCAGTTCAAATTGCCGAAGTCGAACCTTTTCGCGCTGTAACACACAACAAAGGCATCATGAACGGAATTGACGCCGTAATCCTTGCCACCGGAAATGACTTTAGAGCCGTAGAAGCCGGAGTTCATGCTTATGCAGCTAAAAATGGTCAATACAGCAGTTTATCACACGCTAAAATAGAAAACGGAATTTTTAGTTTTTGGCTAGAAGTTCCATTAGCTTTAGGAACTGTAGGAGGATTAACGAGTTTGCATCCTTTGGTTAAACTTTCATTGGAAATGCTCGAAAATCCATCTGCCGGAGAATTAATGGAAATTGTTGCTGTTGCAGGATTGGCTCAAAATTTTGCTGCATTACGTTCGTTAACTACAACAGGAATTCAGGATGGACATATGAAAATGCATCTGAATAATATTTTGAACCAATTTGAAGCCACCGCCGAAGAACGTCATTTGGTACAAAAACACTTTAAAAATCATGTGGTATCGCACAGCGGAGTCGTCAATTTTATTGAAAGTATCAGAAAACAATAG
- a CDS encoding GYDIA family GHMP kinase: protein MDTKKTFYSNGKLLITAEYLVLDGAKALALPTKFGQNLIIEEGDYQEIKWTSYDADGSIWFEEEILFSEIKEPKNIEIESIKNTLIQILHQAYLLNPVFLNQEKGYKISTELTFPKKWGLGTSSTLINNMAQWLKIDAFELLNNSFGGSGYDIACAQNNSPITYQLKHGKPKVETISFNPNFKDNIYFVYLNKKQSSKTAIAKYQNNKSSDIEKDVAKIDKLTHEIIHAKTETALAHAMAKHEATMSHILETVTVKENLFSDFMGEIKSLGAWGGDFIMVVSEVSPVTYFTSKGFSTIIPYKDMILE, encoded by the coding sequence ATGGATACAAAAAAAACATTTTACAGCAACGGAAAATTATTAATTACCGCTGAATATTTAGTATTAGACGGCGCTAAAGCATTAGCATTACCAACTAAATTTGGACAAAATTTAATTATTGAAGAAGGCGACTATCAGGAAATAAAATGGACCAGTTATGATGCAGATGGAAGCATTTGGTTTGAAGAAGAAATTCTTTTTTCAGAAATAAAAGAGCCAAAAAATATCGAAATTGAATCTATAAAAAACACTTTAATCCAAATTCTACATCAGGCCTACCTTTTAAATCCTGTGTTTCTAAATCAGGAAAAAGGATACAAAATAAGCACCGAATTAACTTTTCCAAAAAAATGGGGGTTAGGTACTTCTTCTACCCTTATCAACAATATGGCGCAATGGCTCAAAATTGATGCTTTCGAATTATTGAATAATAGTTTTGGAGGAAGCGGTTATGACATTGCCTGTGCACAAAATAACAGCCCAATTACATACCAATTAAAACACGGCAAACCAAAGGTGGAAACCATCAGTTTTAACCCCAATTTTAAGGACAATATTTACTTTGTGTATTTGAACAAAAAACAAAGCAGCAAAACAGCTATAGCCAAATACCAAAACAACAAATCTAGTGATATAGAAAAAGATGTTGCTAAAATAGACAAACTAACTCATGAAATTATTCATGCTAAGACCGAAACGGCATTGGCTCATGCTATGGCTAAACATGAAGCTACAATGAGTCACATTTTAGAAACGGTAACTGTCAAAGAAAATCTCTTTTCTGATTTTATGGGCGAAATAAAAAGCTTAGGTGCCTGGGGCGGCGATTTTATCATGGTAGTTTCTGAAGTAAGTCCTGTTACTTATTTTACATCTAAAGGCTTTAGCACGATTATTCCGTATAAAGACATGATATTAGAATAA
- the ilvD gene encoding dihydroxy-acid dehydratase, with protein MRSDEVKKGHQRTPHRSLFRATGLVDEDFDKPFIGVANSYIEIIPGHFFLDRVSRVIKEEIKANGCVPFEFNTIGVDDGIAMGHDGMLFSLPSREIIANSIETVMNAHKLDAMIAIPNCDKIVPGMIMGALRVDVPTIFVSGGPMKKGHTKDGVPIDLATAFEAVGKHELGEITDEELKDIECNACPSGGSCSGMFTANSMNTLMEAMGIALPGNGTILALTKEREELYRQAARRICEIAKDSAKTEKFKLRNILNENAVRNAFAVDMAMGGSSNTVLHMLAIAKEADVDFNLEDINKISKRVSHIAKISPSLSTVHMEDINTAGGVNAVMKEMTKRGDDILLDNLTITGETVLEKIKDAYIKDTNIIHTIDNPYSQVGGLAVLYGNLAEQGAVIKTAGITGDRVFTGKAVCFDGQPEAIEGILGGKVKAGNVVVIRYEGPKGGPGMQEMLAPTSLIMGMGLGNSVALITDGRFSGATRGASIGHVSPEAAEGGMIGLLKDGDEIHIDVDQYILSVNLTDEEIAKRKAEFVPLKKELNSKWLGQYRSLVTNASNGAVLKYDL; from the coding sequence ATGAGAAGTGATGAAGTAAAAAAAGGACATCAAAGAACCCCGCATAGATCATTATTTAGAGCAACAGGATTAGTTGACGAGGATTTTGACAAACCATTTATTGGTGTTGCCAATTCTTATATCGAAATTATTCCGGGACACTTTTTTTTGGACAGAGTTTCCAGAGTGATCAAAGAAGAAATCAAAGCCAATGGTTGTGTACCATTTGAATTCAATACAATTGGTGTAGATGACGGTATTGCAATGGGTCACGATGGAATGCTTTTTTCTTTGCCTTCAAGAGAAATCATTGCAAACTCTATCGAAACAGTAATGAATGCGCATAAGTTAGACGCTATGATTGCTATTCCTAACTGTGATAAAATTGTTCCCGGAATGATTATGGGAGCTTTGAGAGTAGATGTTCCAACCATTTTTGTAAGTGGTGGACCAATGAAAAAAGGACATACTAAAGATGGTGTGCCTATCGATTTGGCTACAGCTTTTGAAGCAGTTGGAAAACACGAATTAGGAGAAATAACCGATGAGGAATTAAAAGACATCGAGTGCAATGCCTGTCCTAGTGGAGGAAGTTGTTCCGGAATGTTTACAGCAAACTCCATGAATACCTTAATGGAAGCTATGGGAATTGCACTTCCAGGAAACGGAACGATCCTAGCTTTGACTAAAGAACGTGAAGAATTGTACAGACAAGCGGCTAGAAGAATCTGCGAAATTGCAAAAGACAGCGCTAAAACTGAAAAATTCAAACTGAGAAATATCCTTAACGAAAATGCCGTAAGAAATGCTTTTGCTGTAGATATGGCAATGGGAGGAAGTTCGAATACGGTTTTACACATGCTTGCTATTGCTAAAGAAGCTGATGTTGATTTTAACTTGGAAGACATCAATAAAATTTCCAAAAGAGTTTCTCATATTGCTAAAATTTCTCCAAGTTTATCAACCGTTCATATGGAAGATATTAATACTGCCGGTGGTGTAAATGCAGTGATGAAAGAAATGACTAAAAGAGGTGATGATATTTTGTTAGACAACCTGACTATTACCGGAGAAACCGTCTTAGAAAAAATCAAAGACGCTTATATCAAAGACACTAATATTATCCACACAATTGACAATCCATATTCTCAAGTAGGTGGTTTAGCTGTTTTATATGGTAATTTAGCCGAGCAAGGTGCAGTTATTAAAACGGCTGGAATTACAGGAGACCGAGTATTTACTGGTAAGGCAGTTTGTTTTGACGGACAGCCGGAAGCTATAGAAGGAATTCTGGGCGGAAAAGTAAAAGCAGGTAATGTAGTTGTTATACGTTACGAAGGTCCAAAAGGAGGCCCGGGAATGCAGGAAATGCTGGCACCAACTTCATTAATTATGGGAATGGGACTAGGGAATTCAGTAGCATTAATTACTGACGGTCGTTTTAGTGGTGCTACCAGAGGAGCATCTATCGGTCACGTATCTCCTGAAGCTGCCGAAGGTGGAATGATTGGTTTACTAAAAGACGGAGACGAAATCCATATCGACGTAGATCAATACATCTTATCTGTAAATTTAACAGACGAAGAAATCGCAAAAAGAAAAGCAGAATTTGTTCCGCTAAAAAAAGAATTAAATTCAAAATGGTTAGGACAATACCGTTCCTTAGTTACTAATGCCAGTAATGGCGCTGTTTTGAAATATGATTTATAA
- a CDS encoding PH domain-containing protein produces the protein MGLFSALLGNAGTVSQEDLQKDYGKLLINGEEIELGFKLIRDTFIFTNKRLILVDKQGLTGNKIEYQSISYKNISRFSIETAGTFDLEAELKIWISSEQHPSIKKQFNKSVNVYDVHNVLATHVLK, from the coding sequence ATGGGATTATTTTCAGCATTACTTGGAAACGCCGGAACGGTTAGCCAGGAAGATTTACAAAAAGATTACGGAAAGCTATTGATTAATGGCGAAGAAATTGAATTAGGTTTTAAACTAATTAGAGATACGTTTATTTTTACCAATAAAAGGCTTATTCTGGTTGACAAACAGGGGCTGACAGGCAATAAAATTGAGTACCAATCTATTTCGTATAAAAACATTTCCCGATTTAGCATAGAAACCGCCGGAACTTTTGATTTGGAAGCCGAATTGAAAATCTGGATTTCCAGCGAACAACATCCCAGCATTAAAAAACAATTCAACAAATCGGTTAATGTATATGATGTCCACAATGTTTTAGCTACTCATGTACTAAAATAA
- a CDS encoding IS256 family transposase gives MIDKDDLLNNKDFYKSFKNAEDLTSFFQTMHKRAVEHMLEAELDAHLDNEKHDKTTKGNYRNGHGTKKIKTSFGQQEIKVPRDRDSSFNPLLVPKRENIAQGIENVIISLYAKGMSVSDIEEQIKEVYDFEVSSSTISRITNTITNEVVTWQNRPLEELYLIVWMDGIVFKVREGSKVINKTIYLAVGLNRDGKKDVLGMWLGKNESSSFWMSVLTDLKARGVEDILITATDNLNGFTQTIRSVFPESQTQICVVHQIRNACKYVVWKDRKQFTADMKHIYNAPTKQAAELALNDFADKWESKYSYAIKSWRDNWDELTVFFDFPIEIRKIIYTTNLIENLNGKIRKYTKNKMSFPTDDAVLKSVFLALREATKKWSMPIQNWGIVLNQFTLIFEKRLRL, from the coding sequence ATGATTGACAAAGACGACTTATTAAACAACAAGGATTTCTATAAATCCTTCAAGAATGCAGAAGATTTAACCTCATTCTTTCAAACGATGCACAAACGAGCTGTTGAACATATGCTCGAAGCCGAACTTGATGCTCATTTAGACAATGAAAAACACGATAAAACCACTAAGGGTAATTATCGCAACGGACACGGAACTAAAAAAATAAAGACCTCTTTTGGTCAACAAGAAATCAAAGTTCCTCGTGACAGAGATTCTTCCTTTAATCCCCTGCTTGTTCCTAAAAGAGAAAATATAGCCCAAGGTATTGAAAATGTCATCATCTCACTTTATGCTAAAGGCATGAGTGTTAGTGATATTGAAGAACAGATCAAGGAGGTATATGATTTTGAAGTGTCTTCTTCGACTATATCACGTATTACCAACACAATTACAAATGAAGTAGTTACTTGGCAAAACAGGCCACTAGAAGAGCTTTATTTAATTGTTTGGATGGATGGTATTGTTTTTAAGGTTAGAGAAGGTTCGAAAGTTATCAATAAAACTATTTATTTAGCTGTAGGGCTTAACAGAGATGGTAAAAAAGATGTTTTAGGAATGTGGCTTGGTAAGAATGAAAGCAGTAGCTTTTGGATGAGTGTTTTGACTGATTTAAAAGCCCGTGGCGTTGAAGATATACTTATTACAGCTACCGATAATTTAAATGGATTTACTCAAACAATCCGAAGTGTTTTCCCTGAATCTCAAACACAAATCTGCGTGGTTCATCAAATTAGAAATGCTTGTAAATATGTCGTTTGGAAGGATCGAAAACAATTTACTGCCGATATGAAACATATTTATAACGCTCCAACAAAACAAGCAGCAGAGTTGGCTTTAAACGATTTTGCAGACAAATGGGAATCCAAATATTCTTATGCAATTAAATCCTGGCGAGATAACTGGGATGAATTGACCGTATTTTTTGATTTTCCAATTGAAATTAGAAAAATCATTTATACAACAAATTTAATCGAGAACTTAAACGGAAAAATTAGAAAATACACTAAAAATAAAATGTCGTTCCCAACAGATGATGCTGTATTAAAATCGGTATTTTTGGCTTTAAGAGAAGCGACCAAAAAATGGTCAATGCCTATTCAAAATTGGGGAATTGTTTTAAACCAATTTACCCTTATATTTGAAAAAAGGCTCCGATTATAA
- the guaB gene encoding IMP dehydrogenase codes for MIAHNSKIIGEGLTYDDVLLVPNYSQVLPREVSIKTKFSRNITLNVPIVSAAMDTVTESSMAIAMAQEGGIGVLHKNMTIEQQAAKVRKVKRAESGMIIDPVTLPLNATVADAKAAMKEFGIGGIPVVDENQTLKGIVTNRDLRFEKNTTRPIIEVMTKDNLVTVAEGTSLEQAEVVLQGHKIEKLPVIDKDNKLVGLITFRDITKLNQKPNANKDKYGRLRVAAALGVTADAVERATALVNAGVDAVIIDTAHGHTKGVVDVLKLVKAQFPDLDVIVGNIATPEAAQYLVQNGADGVKVGIGPGSICTTRIVAGVGFPQFSAVLEVAAAIKGSGVPVIADGGIRYTGDIPKAIAAGADCVMLGSLLAGTKESPGETIIFEGRKFKSYRGMGSVEAMQTGSKDRYFQDVEDDVKKLVPEGIVGRVPYKGELNESMLQFVGGLRAGMGYCGAKDIATLQETGRFVRLTSSGISESHPHNVTITKEAPNYSR; via the coding sequence ATGATAGCACACAACTCCAAGATTATCGGCGAAGGTTTAACTTACGATGATGTATTATTAGTTCCTAACTACTCGCAGGTGCTTCCTCGCGAAGTGAGTATCAAAACAAAATTCTCAAGAAACATTACACTTAACGTTCCTATTGTATCTGCTGCTATGGATACAGTTACCGAAAGTTCTATGGCAATTGCTATGGCGCAAGAAGGTGGAATTGGTGTTTTACATAAAAATATGACTATTGAGCAGCAAGCTGCTAAAGTAAGAAAAGTAAAACGTGCCGAATCAGGTATGATTATCGATCCGGTTACTTTGCCTCTTAATGCGACTGTTGCTGATGCTAAAGCGGCAATGAAAGAATTTGGTATTGGCGGAATTCCGGTTGTTGATGAAAATCAAACCTTGAAAGGAATTGTTACTAACCGTGATTTGCGTTTTGAAAAAAATACTACAAGACCTATCATTGAAGTAATGACTAAGGACAACTTAGTTACTGTTGCCGAAGGTACTTCCTTAGAGCAGGCTGAAGTGGTTTTGCAAGGTCATAAAATCGAAAAACTTCCTGTAATTGATAAAGACAATAAATTAGTAGGTTTGATTACATTTAGAGATATTACTAAATTGAATCAAAAACCAAATGCTAACAAAGATAAATACGGGCGTTTGCGCGTAGCTGCTGCCTTAGGAGTTACTGCCGATGCAGTTGAAAGAGCTACGGCTTTAGTAAATGCAGGTGTTGACGCTGTAATTATTGATACTGCTCATGGACATACCAAAGGAGTAGTTGATGTTTTAAAATTAGTTAAGGCACAATTTCCTGACTTAGATGTAATTGTTGGAAATATTGCAACTCCTGAAGCAGCTCAATATTTAGTTCAAAATGGAGCTGACGGAGTAAAAGTAGGAATCGGACCTGGTTCTATTTGTACTACCCGTATTGTGGCTGGTGTTGGATTTCCACAGTTTTCAGCGGTTTTAGAAGTGGCTGCTGCTATCAAAGGTTCAGGTGTTCCTGTAATTGCCGATGGTGGAATTCGTTACACAGGAGATATTCCTAAAGCGATTGCTGCAGGTGCTGATTGTGTGATGTTAGGATCTCTTTTAGCAGGAACTAAAGAATCTCCAGGAGAAACTATCATTTTCGAAGGAAGAAAATTCAAATCATACAGAGGAATGGGTTCTGTTGAAGCAATGCAAACAGGTTCTAAAGATCGTTATTTCCAAGATGTAGAAGATGATGTAAAGAAATTAGTTCCGGAAGGAATCGTTGGTCGTGTGCCTTACAAAGGAGAGTTAAACGAAAGTATGTTACAATTTGTTGGCGGACTTCGTGCCGGAATGGGATACTGTGGTGCTAAAGATATTGCTACTTTGCAGGAAACAGGACGTTTTGTACGTTTGACTTCAAGTGGAATTTCTGAAAGTCATCCTCATAATGTTACGATAACTAAAGAAGCACCAAATTATTCCAGATAA
- a CDS encoding DUF5723 family protein — MRKRLLFLLVFISVGCFSQNKQILYNLTSVPQSLMLNPGADFKYKYYFGVPLLSGMSFKVGSTGFSVYDLFANDGVDFNQKLRNVVYSTSRNDHGAINEQIEIFNGGIKLGDWLEDKGYLSFGMYQEFDLFAYMPRDLAILALDGNQNYIGKSFNLGDLSMKSELVSVLHLGYHKNISEKLIVGARGKIYFSGFNATSTNNSGSIITTNSNTTVYNQEINSNLSLNTSGISKYIDENYNGDVATDVRKQLLLGGDMGLGFDIGFTYYPKKNIQITGSILDVGFINHAKDVENFTWKGYYKYEGTNPNFSGTDDPDGVYDDFREAIPLDTLYNKYTTWRPVKLNASYQYSFGTSTDEDCVCTATEKRYKNAVGAQFFMMSTPRLPITALTGFYQRNVSDKLQLKATYTLDSYSYTNVGLGLSANLGKFNMYFMADNLLEYRDVSKANSLSFQFGFNFIFADSNEPPY; from the coding sequence ATGAGAAAAAGGCTTTTATTTTTGTTGGTTTTTATCTCTGTTGGTTGTTTTTCTCAAAACAAGCAAATTCTGTATAATTTAACTTCTGTGCCTCAGTCTTTAATGCTGAATCCCGGAGCCGATTTTAAGTACAAATATTATTTTGGCGTTCCTTTGCTTTCCGGAATGTCCTTTAAAGTAGGTTCGACCGGATTTTCAGTTTATGATTTGTTTGCAAATGACGGAGTCGATTTCAATCAGAAGTTGCGAAATGTGGTTTATTCTACAAGCCGAAACGATCATGGAGCTATAAATGAGCAAATCGAGATCTTTAATGGCGGAATTAAACTGGGCGATTGGCTTGAAGACAAAGGGTATCTTTCATTCGGAATGTATCAGGAGTTTGATTTGTTTGCTTATATGCCAAGAGATTTGGCGATTTTAGCCTTAGATGGAAATCAAAATTACATAGGTAAGTCTTTTAACTTAGGCGATTTGAGTATGAAATCCGAATTGGTTTCGGTTTTGCATCTGGGCTATCACAAAAATATTTCCGAAAAGCTGATAGTAGGAGCCAGAGGAAAAATTTATTTCAGTGGATTTAATGCTACTTCTACAAATAATTCAGGTTCGATAATTACTACCAATTCCAATACCACTGTTTATAATCAGGAAATTAATTCCAATTTATCCTTAAATACTTCCGGGATTTCTAAATATATCGACGAAAATTATAATGGAGATGTAGCGACTGATGTTAGAAAACAACTGTTGCTTGGAGGCGATATGGGTTTGGGGTTTGACATTGGATTCACTTATTATCCTAAAAAAAATATCCAGATTACAGGGAGCATTTTAGATGTTGGTTTTATAAATCATGCTAAAGATGTAGAGAATTTTACCTGGAAAGGTTATTATAAATACGAAGGAACCAATCCGAATTTTTCAGGAACAGATGATCCTGATGGTGTTTATGATGATTTTAGAGAAGCCATTCCGTTAGATACTTTGTATAACAAATACACTACCTGGCGACCTGTAAAATTAAATGCTTCCTATCAATATTCGTTTGGAACTTCTACCGATGAAGATTGTGTGTGTACAGCAACCGAAAAGCGTTATAAAAATGCTGTAGGAGCACAGTTTTTTATGATGAGTACACCAAGACTTCCCATAACAGCTTTGACGGGTTTTTATCAAAGAAATGTTTCGGATAAATTGCAACTAAAGGCAACCTATACATTGGATTCTTATTCTTATACTAATGTAGGATTGGGATTATCGGCAAATCTCGGGAAGTTCAATATGTATTTTATGGCTGATAATTTATTGGAATACCGCGATGTTTCTAAAGCCAATAGTCTTTCGTTTCAGTTTGGATTTAATTTTATTTTCGCAGATAGCAATGAGCCGCCTTATTGA